One region of Oxalobacteraceae bacterium OTU3CAMAD1 genomic DNA includes:
- a CDS encoding amidohydrolase family protein has product MDVVIRNANLADGRQGVDIAIEHGRIAAIGPALPVTAAREIDAGGDLVSAPFVDAHFHMDATLSYGLPRVNASGTLLEGIALWGELKPDLTQQALIDRALQYCDWAVARGLLAIRSHVDVCDDRLLAVEALLEVKRRVAPYLDLQLVAFPQDGVLRSPTALANLKRAIAMGVDVVGGIPHFERTMADGAESVRILCEFAADQGLRVDMHCDESDDPHSRHIETLAYESNRLGLHGRVTGSHLTSMHSMDNYYVSKLLPLIREGGVAAIANPLINITLQGRHDSYPKRRGMTRVPEMLAAGIDVAFGHDCVMDPWYSLGSGDMLEVAQMGLHVAQMTGQDAMRACFEAVTTTPARILGLEHYGIAVGNHADLVLLDAADPVEAIRLRAARRLVMRRGAVIAESPRAHARLNLPGRADSVNFRLNR; this is encoded by the coding sequence ATGGATGTGGTCATCCGCAATGCCAATCTGGCCGACGGCCGGCAAGGCGTCGATATCGCCATCGAACACGGGCGCATCGCCGCCATCGGCCCCGCGCTGCCGGTCACGGCCGCGCGCGAGATCGACGCCGGCGGCGATCTGGTCAGCGCGCCGTTCGTCGACGCCCACTTCCACATGGACGCCACGCTCAGCTACGGCCTGCCGCGGGTCAATGCTTCCGGGACTCTGCTCGAAGGCATCGCGCTGTGGGGCGAGTTGAAGCCTGACCTGACGCAGCAGGCGCTGATCGACCGGGCGTTGCAGTATTGCGACTGGGCCGTGGCGCGCGGGCTGCTGGCGATCCGCTCGCATGTCGACGTGTGCGACGACCGCCTGCTGGCGGTCGAGGCGCTGCTGGAGGTCAAGCGGCGGGTGGCGCCGTATCTGGATTTGCAGCTGGTGGCGTTTCCGCAGGACGGCGTGCTGCGCAGTCCGACGGCGCTGGCCAATCTCAAGCGCGCCATCGCCATGGGCGTCGACGTGGTGGGCGGCATTCCGCATTTCGAGCGCACCATGGCCGACGGCGCCGAATCGGTGCGCATCCTGTGCGAGTTCGCCGCCGACCAAGGCTTGCGTGTCGATATGCACTGCGACGAATCGGATGATCCGCATTCGCGCCATATCGAAACCCTGGCGTATGAAAGCAACCGGCTCGGGCTGCACGGCCGGGTGACCGGTTCGCACCTGACGTCGATGCATTCGATGGACAATTATTATGTCAGCAAGCTGCTGCCGCTGATCCGCGAGGGCGGCGTGGCGGCCATCGCCAATCCGCTGATCAACATCACCTTGCAGGGCCGCCACGACAGCTATCCGAAGCGGCGCGGCATGACGCGCGTGCCGGAGATGCTGGCGGCCGGCATCGACGTCGCCTTCGGCCACGATTGCGTGATGGACCCGTGGTACAGCCTGGGCTCGGGCGATATGCTGGAGGTGGCGCAGATGGGCCTGCATGTGGCGCAGATGACGGGGCAGGACGCAATGCGCGCCTGCTTCGAGGCGGTGACGACGACGCCGGCGCGCATCCTCGGGCTGGAGCATTACGGCATCGCGGTCGGCAACCACGCCGACCTGGTGCTGCTGGACGCGGCCGATCCGGTGGAGGCGATCCGGCTGCGCGCGGCGCGGCGCCTGGTGATGCGGCGCGGCGCGGTGATCGCCGAATCGCCGCGCGCGCATGCGCGGCTCAATTTGCCGGGGCGGGCCGACAGCGTCAATTTCCGCCTGAACCGGTAG
- a CDS encoding phasin family protein translates to MSSLTEQFSAVTKSQLEAQFKIFNTFASTAVDSAEKVIALNLSTTKASVEKSSAAARKLLEAKDAQELFSLNAAQPTGFDNLLAYGRQLVSIATAAQSELLQSAQSGIKQAQEQAQQLAKASPLAAVVKPAPAAASVPAAKPAPLASVDPVVAPLVETAPAPEPAAPPPTLAAAVSAAVATPDNAPVIAEASTASANEPVASPAQKSAKAPAKPKPAAAPIEPPAPIEVKAEVKPDPAKSSFPVPSPKPIALAPETKPSKLKEVAPKGKPAPGKPLDMISGGKGKK, encoded by the coding sequence ATGTCTTCGCTTACCGAACAGTTTTCCGCCGTCACGAAATCGCAGTTGGAAGCCCAGTTTAAAATCTTCAACACCTTCGCCAGCACGGCTGTCGACAGCGCCGAAAAAGTCATTGCGCTGAACCTCAGCACCACCAAGGCCTCGGTCGAGAAATCGTCGGCCGCCGCCAGGAAGCTGCTGGAGGCCAAGGATGCCCAGGAACTCTTCAGCCTGAACGCGGCGCAGCCGACCGGCTTCGACAATCTGCTGGCCTATGGCCGCCAGTTGGTCAGCATCGCCACCGCCGCTCAGAGCGAGCTGCTGCAAAGCGCGCAGAGCGGCATTAAACAGGCGCAGGAGCAGGCACAGCAGCTGGCCAAGGCATCGCCGCTGGCCGCCGTGGTCAAGCCGGCCCCGGCGGCGGCCTCGGTGCCCGCCGCCAAGCCGGCGCCACTGGCCTCTGTCGACCCGGTCGTGGCGCCGCTCGTCGAAACAGCACCGGCTCCCGAACCGGCCGCCCCGCCCCCGACGCTGGCCGCCGCCGTCTCGGCCGCCGTCGCGACGCCGGACAACGCGCCCGTGATCGCGGAAGCATCGACCGCCTCGGCCAACGAACCGGTCGCCTCGCCTGCACAGAAATCGGCCAAGGCCCCGGCCAAGCCGAAGCCGGCCGCCGCCCCGATCGAGCCGCCTGCGCCGATCGAAGTCAAGGCCGAGGTCAAACCCGACCCGGCCAAGTCGTCCTTCCCCGTGCCGTCGCCAAAGCCGATCGCGCTGGCGCCGGAGACCAAGCCGTCCAAGCTGAAGGAAGTGGCGCCGAAAGGCAAACCGGCTCCCGGCAAGCCGCTCGACATGATCAGCGGCGGCAAAGGCAAGAAATAA
- a CDS encoding apolipophorin, whose protein sequence is MATNTSTTIRGAGALLLAMAALLGGCQKDDPSEAGPAERAGRKVDEATAKAGSELSQVRDTAGQQMSEAARDTSQKIDRAAETAGEKLDRATDTAGQRIDSAATTAGQKLNEASEAAGRKLERAGEKMQEKAQEREAATPAK, encoded by the coding sequence ATGGCTACTAATACAAGCACGACCATTCGCGGCGCCGGCGCCTTGCTGTTGGCAATGGCGGCGCTGCTGGGCGGTTGCCAGAAGGACGATCCGAGCGAGGCCGGTCCGGCCGAGCGCGCGGGCCGCAAGGTCGACGAGGCCACGGCCAAGGCCGGCAGCGAGTTGAGCCAGGTGCGCGACACCGCCGGCCAGCAGATGAGCGAAGCGGCCAGGGACACCAGCCAGAAGATCGACCGGGCCGCCGAGACGGCCGGCGAAAAACTGGACCGCGCCACCGATACGGCGGGACAAAGGATCGACAGCGCCGCCACCACGGCCGGGCAAAAGCTCAACGAGGCCAGCGAGGCGGCCGGCCGCAAACTGGAGCGGGCCGGCGAGAAAATGCAGGAAAAGGCGCAGGAGCGCGAAGCCGCTACGCCGGCAAAGTAA
- a CDS encoding ABC transporter transmembrane domain-containing protein, translated as MSTLSALIGGFVRQHSRAYAVSGLMLAGVATLTVWVPRKVGYMIDGLAAHTLSGNALLMEIGGLLLIGLSIYFLRVAWRQILYGAAYKLGVSLRTRLYARMSLQGAGFYQRQRTGDLMALATNDIDAIEMAAGEAMLAGFDGALTLVLVLGVMLLGVDWRLACVALLPFPLMGWAFWYISGHIHTASTDSLKRFSDLNDHVQETLSGVRTLRALGLEQRSAKQFGELAQHASDASLRAQVWEAAYEPAVGLTLTAASALTIGVGGYLVWQNQLTIGSLTAFTMYLGQLIWPMFAAGWVLSLIERGRAAWARLQPMLDAPLAIDDHGSLTKVEPGPLALDNVGYSYPEQSAPALSGITLELKPGQTLGLVGPTGCGKSTLLRVLMRQLTPQSGSVRWSGHPLDQYRLHALRAAISWVPQESFLFSSSIADNIALARPGATRAQVEHAANLAAIHDDILNFPNGYETEVGEKGITLSGGQRQRVAIARALLADNDLLLLDDALSAVDTGTETRILKHLEELRQARPGRSAVIASHRLSAVVNADLIVVLRDGRISETGSHEQLLEQDGWYASQWRYQQLEASLDAL; from the coding sequence ATGTCTACACTCTCAGCGCTGATTGGCGGCTTCGTACGCCAGCACAGCCGCGCCTATGCCGTCTCCGGCCTGATGCTGGCCGGCGTGGCGACGCTCACCGTTTGGGTGCCGCGCAAGGTCGGCTACATGATCGACGGCCTGGCCGCCCACACCCTGTCCGGCAACGCCTTGCTGATGGAAATCGGCGGCCTGCTGCTGATCGGCCTGTCCATCTACTTCCTGCGCGTGGCGTGGCGCCAGATCCTGTACGGCGCCGCCTACAAGCTGGGCGTGTCGCTGCGTACCCGCCTGTACGCGCGCATGTCGCTGCAGGGCGCCGGCTTCTACCAGCGCCAGCGCACCGGCGACCTGATGGCGCTGGCCACCAACGATATCGACGCCATCGAGATGGCCGCCGGCGAGGCCATGCTGGCCGGCTTCGACGGCGCGCTGACCCTGGTGCTGGTGCTCGGCGTGATGCTGCTCGGCGTCGACTGGCGCCTGGCCTGCGTGGCCCTGCTGCCGTTCCCGCTGATGGGCTGGGCCTTCTGGTACATCTCCGGCCATATCCACACCGCCTCGACCGACTCGCTCAAGCGCTTCAGCGACCTCAACGACCATGTGCAGGAAACCCTGTCCGGCGTGCGCACCCTGCGCGCGCTCGGCCTCGAACAGCGCAGCGCCAAGCAATTCGGCGAGCTGGCGCAGCACGCGTCCGACGCCAGCCTGCGCGCGCAAGTGTGGGAAGCGGCGTACGAGCCGGCCGTCGGCCTGACCCTGACCGCCGCCAGCGCGCTGACCATCGGTGTCGGCGGCTATCTGGTGTGGCAAAACCAGCTGACCATCGGCTCGCTGACCGCCTTCACCATGTACCTGGGCCAGTTGATCTGGCCGATGTTTGCCGCCGGCTGGGTGCTGTCGCTGATCGAGCGCGGACGCGCCGCATGGGCGCGCCTGCAACCGATGCTCGACGCGCCGCTGGCCATCGACGACCACGGCAGCCTGACCAAGGTGGAACCCGGCCCGCTGGCGCTGGATAATGTCGGCTACTCCTACCCGGAACAATCGGCGCCCGCGCTGAGCGGCATCACGCTCGAACTCAAGCCCGGCCAGACCCTGGGCCTGGTCGGCCCCACCGGCTGCGGCAAATCGACCTTGCTGCGCGTGCTGATGCGCCAGCTCACGCCGCAATCGGGCAGCGTGCGCTGGAGCGGCCATCCGCTCGACCAGTACCGGCTGCACGCGCTGCGCGCGGCCATCAGCTGGGTGCCGCAGGAGTCGTTCCTGTTCTCGTCGTCGATCGCCGACAACATCGCGCTGGCCCGCCCCGGCGCCACGCGCGCGCAGGTCGAACACGCCGCCAACCTGGCCGCCATCCACGACGACATCCTCAACTTCCCGAACGGCTATGAAACCGAGGTCGGCGAAAAAGGCATCACCTTGTCCGGCGGCCAGCGCCAGCGCGTGGCCATCGCCCGCGCGCTGCTGGCCGATAACGACCTGCTGTTGCTCGACGACGCGCTGTCGGCGGTCGACACCGGCACCGAGACGCGCATCCTCAAGCACCTGGAGGAACTGCGCCAGGCGCGCCCGGGCCGCAGCGCCGTCATCGCCAGCCACCGCCTGAGCGCCGTCGTCAACGCCGATCTGATCGTCGTGCTGCGTGACGGCCGCATCAGCGAAACCGGCAGCCACGAACAACTGCTGGAGCAGGACGGCTGGTATGCCAGCCAGTGGCGCTATCAACAATTGGAAGCCAGTCTCGATGCCCTCTAA
- a CDS encoding diguanylate cyclase produces MRNSWWLIQARTGALAAALTLCPLAAFAQMDEATLNSRLFDIREQSRFVPDKALAELLKLQPEAADKSPYTRAELLVQISASRMRMGDNTEAMAGAEQVIAYGKSLKDNVIVAKGLLNKVYVLSAKAEVDAAHALAFDAEKLAMSTDNAALRTQATITAGQSYAEQGNFPQALIKLQQAVDLSRTVRDDPAMPAAALNALAKLYTQMKEYEQASETLEELLAETEKLKSPGRMAMAKNTEYGLAIDSGQPKRALRALLFSLELERKLGAERMVGVTLVNLSDSYLKEKDYPRAAQYALESLRSTERTNDPSTAATARVNLGQAYLSMGRIAEGKQQYEAGMARYEQENNKPDLQAVLHEYGEALERSGDLAGALSAYHRERQLSNELFEKQRQKSMLELQEKYEAEKKQRQIELLSRENQLKGAEIDNRRLQQRIWWLLALVFGLASVMIGMLYRKVRNANAQLEEKNLELKAQSTLDPLTSLYNRRHFQEYMRGLKPQEKLPPEMEKRAEHRNDIVGALFLLDVDHFKNVNDTYGHAAGDAVLKMISENLRIALRETDMIVRWGGEEFLAFLPASPRHGLDDIAQRILTGISSQTIRYQGHEISVNVSVGFSPFPLTPGGVPLPWERAVNLVDMALYLAKSHGRNRAYGVRGFANLEHTSMEAIEQDLECAWRDGFVDLSVVSGDTAARGLTPAAA; encoded by the coding sequence ATGAGAAACAGCTGGTGGTTGATCCAGGCCCGTACCGGGGCACTGGCGGCGGCTCTCACGCTGTGCCCCTTGGCGGCCTTCGCCCAAATGGACGAGGCCACCCTCAACAGCCGCCTGTTCGACATCCGCGAGCAAAGCCGCTTCGTCCCCGACAAGGCGCTGGCCGAGCTGCTGAAGCTGCAGCCGGAGGCGGCCGACAAATCCCCGTACACCCGTGCCGAACTGCTGGTCCAGATCAGCGCATCGCGCATGCGCATGGGCGACAACACCGAGGCGATGGCCGGCGCCGAACAGGTCATCGCCTACGGCAAGAGCCTCAAAGACAACGTTATCGTCGCCAAGGGCCTGCTCAACAAGGTCTACGTGCTGTCCGCCAAGGCCGAGGTCGACGCCGCCCACGCCCTCGCCTTCGACGCCGAAAAACTGGCCATGAGCACCGACAACGCCGCGCTGCGCACCCAGGCGACCATCACGGCGGGCCAGAGCTACGCCGAGCAGGGCAACTTCCCGCAGGCGCTGATCAAGCTGCAACAGGCGGTCGACCTGTCGCGCACGGTGCGCGACGACCCGGCGATGCCGGCCGCCGCGCTCAACGCGCTGGCCAAGCTGTACACGCAGATGAAGGAATACGAGCAGGCCTCCGAGACCCTGGAGGAGCTGCTGGCCGAAACCGAAAAGCTCAAGTCGCCGGGCCGCATGGCGATGGCCAAGAACACCGAATACGGCCTGGCGATCGATTCCGGCCAGCCCAAGCGCGCCTTGCGGGCGCTGCTGTTCAGCCTGGAACTGGAACGCAAGCTGGGCGCCGAACGCATGGTCGGCGTCACCCTGGTGAACCTGTCCGACAGCTATCTCAAGGAGAAGGACTATCCGCGCGCGGCGCAATACGCGCTCGAATCGCTGCGCTCGACGGAGCGCACCAACGATCCGTCGACGGCGGCGACGGCGCGCGTGAACCTGGGCCAGGCCTATCTGTCCATGGGGCGCATCGCCGAGGGAAAACAGCAGTACGAGGCGGGCATGGCGCGCTACGAGCAGGAAAACAACAAGCCCGACCTGCAAGCCGTCCTGCATGAATACGGCGAGGCGCTGGAGCGCTCGGGCGACCTGGCCGGCGCGTTGTCGGCCTACCACCGCGAACGGCAGCTATCGAACGAACTGTTCGAAAAGCAGCGCCAGAAGTCGATGCTGGAGCTGCAGGAAAAATACGAGGCCGAGAAGAAGCAGCGCCAGATCGAGTTGCTCAGCCGCGAGAACCAGCTCAAGGGCGCGGAGATCGACAATCGCCGCCTGCAGCAGCGCATCTGGTGGCTGCTGGCGCTGGTGTTCGGACTGGCCTCGGTGATGATCGGCATGTTGTACCGCAAGGTACGCAACGCCAACGCGCAACTGGAGGAGAAAAACCTCGAGCTCAAGGCGCAATCGACGCTCGATCCGTTGACGTCGCTGTACAACCGGCGCCACTTCCAGGAGTACATGCGCGGCCTCAAGCCGCAAGAGAAGCTGCCGCCGGAAATGGAAAAGCGCGCCGAGCACCGCAACGACATCGTCGGCGCACTGTTCCTGCTCGACGTCGACCACTTCAAGAACGTCAACGACACCTACGGCCACGCCGCCGGCGACGCGGTGCTCAAAATGATTTCCGAGAATTTGCGCATCGCGCTGCGCGAGACCGACATGATCGTGCGCTGGGGCGGCGAGGAATTCCTGGCCTTCCTGCCCGCCAGCCCGCGCCACGGCCTGGACGACATCGCGCAGCGGATTCTAACGGGGATCTCGTCGCAGACGATCCGCTATCAGGGGCACGAGATTTCGGTGAACGTATCAGTCGGGTTTTCGCCGTTCCCGCTCACGCCGGGCGGCGTGCCGCTGCCGTGGGAGCGGGCCGTCAACCTGGTCGACATGGCGCTATACCTGGCCAAGTCGCACGGCCGCAACCGCGCGTATGGGGTGCGCGGCTTCGCCAACCTCGAGCACACGTCGATGGAGGCGATCGAACAGGACCTGGAATGCGCGTGGCGCGACGGGTTCGTCGATTTAAGCGTGGTGTCGGGCGACACGGCGGCGCGGGGGCTGACCCCGGCCGCCGCCTGA
- a CDS encoding ATP-binding cassette domain-containing protein, with translation MPSNTEEKNGSQTRQAFALLHRAARPDQHHLGWAVMWLMLAALLEVLGPIMGKALIDEHLLPRHLDWPRMAALLAGLLLTGWIASGLRYLQLVRLSGLAMRSVMRLRQMVYSHVLLLPMSFFDRAITGQLVSRVTNDTEAVKNLYIQVLFVMLDSTIVLVGTIAAMAWLDWRLMSMVLALLPAVLVIVWLYQRWSAPAVTRARALRSDINGQMAESIGGMSVLQANNAEARFGARFAATNHDHYTARLAELRANAWLLRPALDLFNIILLAAVIFMFGNREMTATEVGVLYAFISYLARVIEPLIQITMQFSQLQQAVVASARVAILLDEAAADEHSAASPGNGGTGRADLRKAGNNDVAQPAVAIKHLNFAYNEGQTVLHDLSLEIPQGAFFGIVGHTGSGKSTLLSLLLRFYPARHGSIAIHGVPLDEIDNERFRAEVGLVPQDPFLLAASARENIDMGRGLTQAQIETAARAAHAHDFITALDQGYDTSLGEGGSRLSVGQKQLIAIARALAGQPRILLLDEATSHIDSQTEQIVQVAMDELRGKVTVIAIAHRLSTIRDADRIIVLNHGRIAETGPHEQLMQIDGGLYQRLYLLQQLAA, from the coding sequence ATGCCCTCTAATACCGAAGAAAAAAACGGCAGCCAGACGCGCCAGGCGTTCGCGCTGCTGCACCGCGCCGCCCGCCCCGACCAGCACCACCTGGGCTGGGCCGTGATGTGGCTGATGCTGGCCGCGCTGCTGGAGGTGCTCGGCCCGATCATGGGCAAGGCGCTGATCGACGAACACCTGCTGCCGCGCCACCTGGACTGGCCGCGCATGGCCGCGCTGCTGGCCGGCCTGCTGCTGACCGGCTGGATCGCCAGCGGCCTGCGTTACCTGCAACTGGTGCGCCTGTCCGGCCTGGCGATGCGCTCGGTGATGCGGCTGCGGCAGATGGTCTACAGCCATGTGCTGCTGTTGCCGATGTCGTTCTTCGACCGCGCCATCACCGGCCAGCTGGTCTCGCGCGTGACCAACGACACCGAGGCGGTCAAGAACCTGTACATCCAGGTGCTGTTCGTCATGCTCGACAGCACGATCGTCCTGGTCGGCACCATCGCCGCGATGGCGTGGCTGGACTGGCGCCTGATGTCGATGGTGCTGGCGCTGCTGCCGGCGGTGCTGGTGATCGTCTGGCTGTACCAGCGCTGGAGCGCGCCGGCCGTCACCCGCGCCCGCGCGCTGCGCAGCGACATCAACGGCCAGATGGCCGAGTCGATCGGCGGCATGAGCGTGCTACAGGCGAACAACGCCGAGGCCCGCTTCGGCGCCCGCTTCGCCGCCACCAACCACGACCACTACACGGCGCGCCTGGCCGAGCTGCGCGCCAACGCCTGGCTGCTGCGCCCCGCGCTGGACCTGTTCAACATCATCCTGCTGGCCGCCGTGATCTTCATGTTCGGCAACCGCGAGATGACGGCCACCGAGGTGGGGGTGCTGTACGCCTTCATCAGCTACCTGGCGCGCGTGATCGAGCCGCTGATCCAGATCACCATGCAGTTCAGCCAACTGCAGCAGGCGGTGGTGGCCAGCGCCCGCGTGGCGATTTTGCTGGACGAGGCGGCGGCCGACGAGCATAGCGCCGCGTCGCCGGGCAACGGCGGCACCGGTCGCGCCGACCTCCGCAAGGCAGGCAACAACGACGTTGCCCAGCCGGCGGTGGCGATCAAGCACCTGAACTTCGCCTACAACGAAGGCCAGACGGTGCTGCACGACCTGTCGCTGGAAATCCCGCAGGGGGCGTTCTTCGGCATCGTCGGCCACACCGGCAGCGGCAAATCGACCCTGCTGTCGCTGCTGCTGCGCTTTTACCCGGCGCGCCACGGCAGCATCGCCATCCACGGCGTGCCGCTCGACGAGATCGACAACGAACGCTTCCGCGCAGAGGTCGGGCTGGTGCCGCAGGACCCGTTCCTGCTGGCCGCCTCCGCGCGCGAGAACATCGACATGGGACGCGGCCTGACGCAAGCGCAGATCGAGACGGCGGCGCGCGCGGCGCACGCGCACGACTTCATCACGGCGCTCGACCAGGGCTACGACACCTCGCTGGGCGAAGGCGGCTCGCGCCTGTCGGTCGGCCAGAAGCAGCTGATCGCCATCGCCCGCGCGCTGGCCGGACAACCGCGCATCCTATTGCTGGACGAGGCGACCTCGCACATCGACTCGCAAACGGAGCAGATCGTGCAGGTGGCGATGGACGAATTGCGCGGCAAGGTGACGGTGATCGCCATCGCGCACCGGCTGTCGACGATCCGCGACGCCGACCGCATCATCGTGCTCAATCACGGCCGCATCGCCGAAACCGGGCCGCACGAGCAGCTGATGCAGATCGACGGCGGACTGTATCAGCGGCTGTACCTGTTGCAGCAGCTGGCCGCGTAA
- a CDS encoding LysR family transcriptional regulator, which produces MDQLRAMEIFVEVARLRSFSEAGRRLGLTRAMVSKHILQLEDRLQARLLHRSTREVSLTDAGQAYLAPCMATLEQAREAARVVAHSGAELAGPLRIQAPSSFGSEWLAGAVARFNLLHPQLSPMLYLDDALLDPIEHGFDLTIRVGGIPDVHALAMRPLAPCRGVLCASPDYLVRHGVPHTPEDLHDHRCLHFSHLTDGTAWHFSKGEERRTVRVQAAFTANNGLVLQQAAQQGLGIVYNTTFLAWRALREGSLVPVLADWELPLNYLSALYPASRQPSPKVRALIDFLVAEYQPVPPWDSKLNVMDHGST; this is translated from the coding sequence ATGGATCAGTTACGCGCAATGGAGATATTCGTCGAGGTGGCAAGGCTGCGCAGCTTCAGCGAGGCGGGCCGCCGGCTGGGGCTGACGCGGGCGATGGTCAGCAAGCATATCCTGCAGCTGGAGGACCGGCTGCAGGCGCGCCTGCTGCACCGATCGACGCGGGAGGTGAGCCTGACCGACGCCGGCCAGGCCTATCTGGCGCCCTGCATGGCGACGCTGGAGCAGGCGCGCGAGGCGGCGCGCGTGGTCGCCCACAGCGGCGCGGAGCTGGCTGGACCGCTGCGGATACAGGCGCCGTCCAGCTTTGGCAGCGAATGGCTGGCCGGGGCGGTGGCGCGTTTCAACCTGCTGCACCCGCAGCTGTCGCCGATGCTGTACCTGGACGACGCGCTGCTCGATCCGATCGAGCACGGCTTCGACCTGACGATACGGGTGGGCGGCATCCCGGACGTGCACGCGCTGGCCATGCGCCCGCTGGCGCCGTGCCGGGGCGTGTTGTGCGCGTCGCCGGATTACCTGGTGCGGCATGGCGTGCCGCACACGCCGGAGGATTTGCATGACCACCGCTGCCTGCACTTCAGCCATCTGACCGACGGCACGGCGTGGCACTTCAGCAAAGGGGAGGAGCGGCGCACGGTGCGCGTGCAGGCCGCTTTCACGGCCAACAATGGGCTGGTGCTGCAGCAGGCCGCGCAGCAGGGGCTGGGCATCGTCTACAACACGACGTTCCTGGCCTGGCGCGCGCTGAGGGAGGGGAGCCTGGTGCCGGTGCTGGCCGACTGGGAGCTGCCGCTCAATTATCTGAGCGCGCTGTATCCGGCCAGCCGCCAGCCGTCGCCCAAGGTGCGGGCGCTGATCGATTTCCTGGTGGCGGAGTACCAGCCGGTGCCGCCTTGGGACAGCAAGTTGAACGTGATGGACCACGGATCCACGTAG
- a CDS encoding Ig-like domain-containing protein, with the protein MRNPSRALACALSLLLSACGGGGGASPSGDKPATAPLKLTAVTPADGALAGVDAAPTASFDAAPALATLTSTSFSLSSAIGAVDARASVSGNSATLTPARPLVWGSHYQFNVTDAVAGAAGGKLATPSKTGFDTRMPTWGTTAVIDADAPSVAFSGGGNPLPTGGALNGDTISLWLMSTTSDTSHVVARHYSAATQRWGASIDIHGNSAQAYSPELSVDANGNACAIWEERQESGKFVIRAARYDAAGGSWSAPTTISNTNGPSSRFGASRVAQAPNGNIVVAWIQHQGDTTSLGTIDTAYYDAAAKQWTPARPLQAVQVNLYFPQVAIDAGGNAMVLWSQAGVWLAPLVAHAARYDAAAKSWGSATIVAANATEISYAMNVGFDPAGDAVGILKKDSSVDGELSAVRYNAAGNSWGKPEPLGTGDAGRGQLVFDPAGNATLVWGEFNTVLAMATIEGRRYQSSTGAWSKLPSVNSYAVSSPPLVADPAGNLVASWLSYTGSKYQMYAMRYGATSGKWDAPTLIAESVNAMREPALTIDQSGQALLQWPQHVGGHDSVAHIHYNRLGGR; encoded by the coding sequence TTGCGTAACCCATCCCGCGCGCTGGCCTGCGCCTTGTCTTTACTGTTGTCCGCCTGCGGAGGCGGTGGCGGCGCTTCACCAAGCGGCGACAAGCCGGCCACCGCGCCGCTGAAGCTGACGGCCGTCACCCCTGCGGACGGCGCCCTCGCCGGCGTCGACGCCGCCCCCACCGCCAGCTTCGACGCCGCGCCCGCCCTCGCGACGCTGACGTCCACATCTTTCTCGCTCAGCAGCGCTATCGGCGCGGTCGACGCTCGCGCCAGCGTCAGCGGCAATAGCGCCACGCTGACGCCGGCCCGGCCGCTGGTCTGGGGCAGCCACTACCAGTTCAACGTCACCGACGCGGTGGCCGGCGCCGCCGGCGGCAAGCTGGCCACCCCGTCGAAGACCGGCTTCGATACCCGCATGCCGACCTGGGGCACGACGGCGGTGATCGACGCCGACGCGCCATCGGTCGCGTTCTCCGGAGGCGGCAACCCGCTGCCCACCGGCGGCGCCCTGAACGGCGACACCATCAGCCTGTGGCTGATGAGCACGACATCGGACACCAGCCACGTGGTGGCCCGCCATTATTCGGCGGCCACCCAGCGCTGGGGCGCCTCGATCGATATCCACGGCAATAGCGCGCAAGCGTATTCCCCGGAGCTGAGCGTCGACGCCAACGGCAACGCCTGTGCGATATGGGAGGAACGCCAGGAAAGCGGCAAATTCGTCATCAGGGCGGCGCGCTATGACGCCGCCGGCGGCAGCTGGTCCGCGCCGACAACGATTTCCAACACCAACGGTCCTTCCTCGCGCTTTGGCGCGTCCCGTGTCGCGCAGGCTCCGAACGGCAATATCGTTGTGGCCTGGATCCAGCATCAAGGCGACACCACCAGCCTGGGCACAATCGACACCGCCTACTATGACGCGGCGGCCAAGCAATGGACGCCGGCGCGCCCACTGCAGGCCGTGCAGGTCAATCTCTATTTTCCGCAAGTCGCCATCGACGCCGGCGGCAACGCCATGGTGCTGTGGTCGCAAGCCGGCGTTTGGCTCGCACCGCTGGTCGCGCATGCGGCCCGCTACGACGCGGCCGCCAAGTCCTGGGGAAGCGCCACCATCGTGGCGGCCAACGCCACGGAGATTTCCTATGCGATGAACGTCGGCTTCGACCCGGCGGGCGATGCGGTCGGCATCCTGAAGAAAGACTCCAGCGTCGACGGCGAACTGAGCGCCGTGCGCTACAACGCCGCCGGCAATAGCTGGGGCAAGCCCGAGCCGCTCGGCACCGGCGACGCGGGACGCGGCCAGCTGGTCTTCGACCCTGCCGGCAACGCCACGCTGGTGTGGGGCGAATTCAACACCGTGCTTGCCATGGCGACGATCGAAGGTCGCCGCTACCAGTCGTCGACCGGCGCCTGGAGCAAGCTGCCGAGCGTAAACAGCTACGCCGTCTCGAGCCCGCCCCTTGTGGCCGACCCGGCCGGCAACCTTGTCGCGTCATGGTTGAGCTATACGGGCAGCAAGTATCAGATGTACGCCATGCGCTACGGCGCCACATCCGGTAAATGGGATGCTCCGACGCTGATCGCCGAAAGCGTGAACGCGATGCGCGAACCGGCGCTGACGATCGACCAGAGCGGCCAAGCCTTGCTGCAATGGCCGCAGCATGTGGGCGGCCACGATAGCGTCGCGCATATCCACTACAACCGTCTGGGCGGCCGCTAG